The DNA window AACCGTTGCCGCAGCGGCGCTGGTTGTTCTGACATAAGACACCTCATTTCTGATGTTGCGCGAATGTGGCAAAATCGAACATCGGGATCATGACCGCCAGCACAATGCACGCCACGATCACGCCAAGAACTACGATGATGAGCGGCTCCATCACGGTCATCATGGCCTTCAGGCGACTCTCCCCTTCTTCCTCATAAAACTCACCCATGATTTGTGACACCGAGGCCAGGTTGCCAGTGCGCTCTCCGGTGGCGAGCATGTGCGCCGCCGCGCTCGGGACAAAGGAGTGCTCGGCAACGGTGGGGCTCATGTCCTGCCCCCCCAGCACCGCCTCTTCCAAACGTACGAACAATTCGCGGTACATCAGGTTTTGGACCGAAGTGCGCGTGAGCCGGAGCGCCTCAAGCAGCGGCACTCCACTCTCAAGCATCATTCCCAGCAGCCGGAAGCTACGTCCGGTGAGCAGTGCCCGTGTAATCTTGTTGATCAACGGATTGTTCAATTGCAGACCATCGATCCAGGCGCGGCCGCGTTGGCTGGAGCGAAACGACAATACGCCAACCACCAGCGCCGCCGCCAAAGCGATCCATAAGATCAGATAGTGGCGCAACTCGCCGGCAAACGCCAGCAAGGCCCGGGTGATCATGGGTAGAGGCATGTCAGCGTCGGCGAACACTTCGGCGAAACGCGGCAGCACGAAGAACAATAGCGCGCCGATCACAATCAGCGAAACACTGCTTAGCACCACGGGATACGCTAATTGGGCTCGCAGCGCGCCCGATCGCTTGAGCTCCGTATTCAACATTTCGGTCAATCGGGCTAACACCTCTGGCAATCGTCCCGATGCCTCGCCGGCCGCCACGATCGCCACATAGGCCCCGCCGAACACGTGGCCTTGCGCGGCCAATGCCGCCGACACCGGCTTGCCTGCGGAGACGTCGCCATGCACTTTTTGCAGTGCGTCGCGCAACACCGGCTGACTCACCTGCGACGAAAGCGTTTGCAGCGCGGTGGCCAAGTCAGTGCCAGAGCGCGCCATCACTGCTAGTTGCGAGGTGAAGGTGAGCAACTCGCGCTTTGGCACGCGCTTGCGGAGCCATGGCATTCCTTTGGCAGCGACGATCGCCGGCGCTCGCTTGGTCGAGGCGGTCACTTCGACTGCAAACAGGCCTTTTTCGCGCAGCAGCTTCCTTACGTGCGCAACTGAATCGGCCGCCAGCACCCCACGGGTGAGCTCGCCTGACATCGATCTGGCCGAATAAAGGTAGTTCATAGGTTTTACTCAAAGAACGCCACGCGCATCGCTTCATCGAGACTGGTCTTGCCCTTCTCGGCCAACCGAATCCCCTCTTCAAGCAAGGTATGTCCGCCGTGTTCTCGATAATGTTTGCGGATCGTGGTGGCGCCAGGATCACGAGCGATCAACTCGCGCAGCTCTGGAGTGCAGTTCAATACTTCATAGATGCCCAATCGCCCGTGAAACCCCGTGTCGTGGCACTTGGGACAGCCCTGGCCACGCACGAACGGCCGACGATGATCTCCTTGGTAGTGCAAGGTTTGCAACAAGTGAGCCGGCGGATAATAGGTGGTAGCGCAATCGTGACAAACAGTGCGCACCAAGCGCTGCGCCACCACTCCGACTAGCGCCGAGGCCAGCTTGAACGGCTCCACGCCCATATCCACCAGGCGAGTGACCGCGCCGGAGCTGTCGTTGGTGTGGATGGTGCTTAGCACCAGATGTCCGGTGAGCGCCGCCTGCACGGCGACTTGAGCGGTTTCGGCATCGCGGATTTCGCCCACCATGATGATATCTGGGTCTTGCCGCAGGATCGACCGCAGTGCGCCCGCAAAGCCGAGAGAAGTGGCCTCCTCGACTTGCACCTGATTAATGGTGTCGAGTTGATATTCCACCGGGTCTTCGACTGTGACGATGTTCCGCTGCGCGGACTTCACCAGATCAAGCGCCGAATAGAGGGTCGTCGTTTTGCCGCTTCCTGTTGGGCCGCTCACCAGCAATAGGCCATACGGCTTGGCGAGCATGGACTTCACTGTGCCGAGCAGGTCGACGGGGAAGCCGAGCAAGTCGAGGTTGAAGTTCACTCGCCGTTTGTCCAGCACGCGCAACACGGCTTTCTCGCCCAGCACCGTGGGCAGAGTCGACACACGCAAGTCGATTTCGCGTCCTTCGATCACCACGTGCATGCGGCCATCTTGCGGCAGGCGATGTTCGGCGATGTCCATTTTGGCCATCACCTTGATGCGCGAAATGATCGCCGGATGAAAATCGTTGCGCGGCCGCAGCACTTCTCGCAGCATGCCATCGACGCGAAATCGCACTGTGGAATTGCGGCGGCCGGCCTCGATGTGGATGTCGCTCGCCCCTTGGCGAATCGCATGCACCAACAAGTAATTGACCAGCTTGATGATGGGGCTCCCCTCCATCATCGTTTCGACGCTTTCCAAATCGACGTCGACTGTATCGGCGTCCAGTTCCACGGCCGACTCATCGAGATCGGCGGTTACCGTGTCGACCTGGAAGCCGTCTTCGTAGCAGCGTTCAGTCATCCGCTGAATATTGCTGCTGATCGCGAAGACGGGCCGAATCTTCAAACCGGTGATGCGCTCCAGTTCATCGACTTGCTGCAAGTTCTGCGGCTCGGCCATCGCTACAGTCAATACGCCGCGCACGCGAAACAACGCCAAGGCGCGCAACTGTTCCGCCATGACCCGCGGCACGAGCTTCACCACGGCCGGGTCGACAAGCCCCTCGCGCAAGCGCACCGCCGCCACTCCCAACTGGTGTTGGATGTACGGCAGAATCTGTTCTTCGCTCAGGAATCCCAGTTCGATCAGCGCCTCGCCCAGCCGAACCTGCTTTTCGGATTGCCGATGTAGCGCCGTTTCCAACTCTTCGGGCGTAATCAGATCGGCGCCCAGTAGCTGCTCGCCCAGCGAAGCGAACGAGAACGATGAGCGCTCGCCGTGCGGGGCGCTTTTGGATCGCGGGGGAGTGGCGGCAGGAGGTGTGTGCAGAGTGGCCGTCATTCGGCGAAACTCCCGACGGCCGTGACCGCTTCTGTGAAGATCTCAAAGTGACGATCGACGCCAGTGACCATCAGAATATCGCGGCATAGCGGGTTGGGCGCCGCCAGTTTTAGCGCGCCGCCACGCTGTTGAAACGAGTCTTGGTAGTTGAGCAGCAGTTCCAAGCCCACGCTGTCCACCAAGGGCACGCGCGACAGATCGACCACTGCCCGTGGCTGTCCGGCGGCCAGGCACTCGTCAAACAAGCGCGCGACAAACGGCGACTGGTCCACCGTGATGGCATCATCACCGCGAATCAGGTCCACTGCGCCTTGTCTGGCTCGTTCGAACGCCATGTTGAACTATCCCACGGGCAACGACATGGTGAATTTGCTCCCTTTGTCGAGCTCGCTATGCACTGTGAGTCGACCGCCGTGCAATCGCACCACTTCATGCGCGAGCGACAACCCCAGTCCGCTCCCGGTCTCCTCTTGCACGCGCGGGTCGGAGCTGCGAAAGAACTTGTCAAAAATCTTGTTGAGCTCCTCAACCGCGATGCCGTAACCGGAGTCCTCCACATGGACGTGGACCTGATTACCCCCGACTTCCAAACTCAGGCCCACTCGGCCGCCGGCGGGTGTGTATTTGGCCGCGTTGCCCAACAGGTTGACCAGGGTGACGGTGATTTTGTCCTTGTCGATCTTGAGATCGGGGATCTTCTCGGGCAGCGCACGTTCGAAAGTGATTCCCTTTTGATCCATTTGGGGACGGACATGTTCAATCGTCTCGTTGAGCAGTCGTTCGAAATCCGTTGGCTGGCGATCGAGCGCAAGCGACCCCGCTTGCATGCGGCTGATGCTCAAAAGGTCGTCAATGAACCGGGCGAGTCGCGTCGCCTCGTTGTTGATGATGTTGCAGAATTCCTTTTGCTTCTCCACATCCAGATCGGTCATGCGACCTAGCGTTTCGGCGTAGGCCTTGATGTTCGCCAACGGCGTGCGCAGTTCATGTGTTGCCGAGTAGACGAACTGATTGCGCATCTGATCTGCGAGCTTCTGCTGCGTCACATCGCGCAGCGCCCAGATGTGTCCCCCAGACAACCCGCTGTCGGCCACTCGCAAAGGGTAACGCGCGACGCGCAATACGCCTTGAGACATATCGCCTGAACGCCCCAACTCCGCTACAACGTCGCGCAGCAGCGCGTCGGAGGCGAGCAAGGACTGATCGGCCTTGCGAGTCGCGTCGAGTCCGAGACACTCCGACATCTGACGCCCCTCGATGGCGTGGTCCTTCCAGCCGATCAAGGCACGCAGCGCGGGGTTGGCAAAGGTGATTTTTCCTTCGGCGTCGGTCACACCCACTCCGTCGGGCAGGCCGTTGAGAATTTGCTCCGCCTTGCGATTTCGAAAGCCATCTAGCACTTGATGCAGACGATTCTCCAGCGAATTGTCGGCTGGGGCTTCTTTCCGAGTGGTCAGCAATTTGTTCCAGCCGTTCGCCAACGCTCCGCCCGCGCGAATTGCGTCAAACTTCAGCGAGTGGCCGTCTCGCGTTGTCGCCGCCTGCCTCAACTGACGCTCGACTTCGGCCAGGGGCCGCGCCAGTCGTTGCAATCGCATGGCGCCCGCCGCGATGACCACAGCCGGCGCAATGATTGCCAGCGGGACAAACTCCGCCGCGGCGTGAATCGCCGACTGAATGCCATTGTCCAGCACGGCGATGCATACCTCGCCGACGGGCTCGTCTTGACGCACCAACGGGCTGCGATACTCGCGCACCGCGAGTTGATCGGCGTCCACGTAGCGCGCACAAATCACTTCTCCCCAATGTTGATTCGCAATTTCATGACTCGGGGCCACCTGGCCAATCTGTTCACGAGTTGAATGCGCAAGGTAGCGACCATTCTTGTCAATGACCGCGCAGTACAGTAGCGCGCCGTCAGCGCGCAGCTTTTCAACGGTAGGCTGTAGCGCCGCTTCTCCATGTCGCGAATACGCCGACAGGACTGCTGTGTTGACGCGACCCAACCGGTTAATGCATGCCACGTCGGTTTGCGAAGTCACCAGGGCGCGCACAAGCAGTGGCAAACCCACAATCAGGCACAACACCGCGGCCAAGCCAAACAACAGGTACGACGCCACAACGCGGCGCGTGAAGTTGAGAT is part of the Pirellulales bacterium genome and encodes:
- a CDS encoding type II secretion system F family protein, which encodes MNYLYSARSMSGELTRGVLAADSVAHVRKLLREKGLFAVEVTASTKRAPAIVAAKGMPWLRKRVPKRELLTFTSQLAVMARSGTDLATALQTLSSQVSQPVLRDALQKVHGDVSAGKPVSAALAAQGHVFGGAYVAIVAAGEASGRLPEVLARLTEMLNTELKRSGALRAQLAYPVVLSSVSLIVIGALLFFVLPRFAEVFADADMPLPMITRALLAFAGELRHYLILWIALAAALVVGVLSFRSSQRGRAWIDGLQLNNPLINKITRALLTGRSFRLLGMMLESGVPLLEALRLTRTSVQNLMYRELFVRLEEAVLGGQDMSPTVAEHSFVPSAAAHMLATGERTGNLASVSQIMGEFYEEEGESRLKAMMTVMEPLIIVVLGVIVACIVLAVMIPMFDFATFAQHQK
- the tadA gene encoding Flp pilus assembly complex ATPase component TadA, coding for MTATLHTPPAATPPRSKSAPHGERSSFSFASLGEQLLGADLITPEELETALHRQSEKQVRLGEALIELGFLSEEQILPYIQHQLGVAAVRLREGLVDPAVVKLVPRVMAEQLRALALFRVRGVLTVAMAEPQNLQQVDELERITGLKIRPVFAISSNIQRMTERCYEDGFQVDTVTADLDESAVELDADTVDVDLESVETMMEGSPIIKLVNYLLVHAIRQGASDIHIEAGRRNSTVRFRVDGMLREVLRPRNDFHPAIISRIKVMAKMDIAEHRLPQDGRMHVVIEGREIDLRVSTLPTVLGEKAVLRVLDKRRVNFNLDLLGFPVDLLGTVKSMLAKPYGLLLVSGPTGSGKTTTLYSALDLVKSAQRNIVTVEDPVEYQLDTINQVQVEEATSLGFAGALRSILRQDPDIIMVGEIRDAETAQVAVQAALTGHLVLSTIHTNDSSGAVTRLVDMGVEPFKLASALVGVVAQRLVRTVCHDCATTYYPPAHLLQTLHYQGDHRRPFVRGQGCPKCHDTGFHGRLGIYEVLNCTPELRELIARDPGATTIRKHYREHGGHTLLEEGIRLAEKGKTSLDEAMRVAFFE
- a CDS encoding STAS domain-containing protein, translated to MAFERARQGAVDLIRGDDAITVDQSPFVARLFDECLAAGQPRAVVDLSRVPLVDSVGLELLLNYQDSFQQRGGALKLAAPNPLCRDILMVTGVDRHFEIFTEAVTAVGSFAE
- a CDS encoding cell wall metabolism sensor histidine kinase WalK; translation: MSNKPRHLNFTRRVVASYLLFGLAAVLCLIVGLPLLVRALVTSQTDVACINRLGRVNTAVLSAYSRHGEAALQPTVEKLRADGALLYCAVIDKNGRYLAHSTREQIGQVAPSHEIANQHWGEVICARYVDADQLAVREYRSPLVRQDEPVGEVCIAVLDNGIQSAIHAAAEFVPLAIIAPAVVIAAGAMRLQRLARPLAEVERQLRQAATTRDGHSLKFDAIRAGGALANGWNKLLTTRKEAPADNSLENRLHQVLDGFRNRKAEQILNGLPDGVGVTDAEGKITFANPALRALIGWKDHAIEGRQMSECLGLDATRKADQSLLASDALLRDVVAELGRSGDMSQGVLRVARYPLRVADSGLSGGHIWALRDVTQQKLADQMRNQFVYSATHELRTPLANIKAYAETLGRMTDLDVEKQKEFCNIINNEATRLARFIDDLLSISRMQAGSLALDRQPTDFERLLNETIEHVRPQMDQKGITFERALPEKIPDLKIDKDKITVTLVNLLGNAAKYTPAGGRVGLSLEVGGNQVHVHVEDSGYGIAVEELNKIFDKFFRSSDPRVQEETGSGLGLSLAHEVVRLHGGRLTVHSELDKGSKFTMSLPVG